In Pseudobdellovibrionaceae bacterium, the following proteins share a genomic window:
- a CDS encoding HIT domain-containing protein, whose translation MQDDKSKNSSIFNNVWPQERDVISRPDRLRYVRGLKTETQGCVFCEILQRGEFSAESLLLFKSKHSMVVMNKYPYNPAHLLVLPLIHEGDLTALNFEVLSDLAVNVQRCVRILKAEYSCAGLNIGLNHGQVAGAGIPGHLHWHIIPRWAGDTNFFPLIAETKVHPETMEETYKRLKPHFDKEESAT comes from the coding sequence ATGCAAGACGATAAGAGTAAAAATTCATCTATTTTCAACAATGTTTGGCCTCAAGAGCGGGATGTGATCAGTCGTCCTGATCGGTTACGTTATGTTCGTGGTCTTAAGACTGAGACACAGGGGTGTGTGTTTTGTGAGATTTTACAGCGTGGTGAATTTTCGGCTGAAAGTCTTTTGTTATTTAAAAGTAAGCATTCCATGGTTGTGATGAATAAGTATCCTTACAATCCTGCTCATCTTTTGGTGTTACCTTTGATTCATGAGGGGGACCTAACGGCATTGAATTTTGAGGTGTTGTCAGACTTAGCGGTGAATGTTCAGCGTTGTGTGCGGATTTTGAAAGCAGAGTACAGTTGTGCGGGGCTCAATATTGGGCTTAATCATGGGCAGGTTGCGGGCGCAGGGATTCCTGGGCATTTGCATTGGCATATTATTCCTAGATGGGCAGGGGATACAAACTTCTTCCCTTTAATTGCTGAAACTAAGGTGCATCCTGAAACTATGGAAGAGACTTACAAACGCTTAAAGCCCCACTTTGACAAAGAGGAGAGTGCAACATGA
- a CDS encoding rhomboid family intramembrane serine protease, with product MRHSGRRGGGHSGSSGVMVVQMTPVVKILLIANIAIWLGVVHMLPFLMSQLASSVEWAGAITRSSLFQWVGLVPYSTVFEFKLWQPLTYLFLHSPDLTHILFNMLLLWWVGSQIERTMGTKQFLRYYLVCGVGAGILYLVSAFFMTSILGMGQDVMTMPVVGASGAIFGLLLAFAIFHGEEVVYFMMIFPMRAKYFVAILALIEVFMITTLGVSGPVANLAHLGGFIVGFAYLWFQTYLKRRAKRRWFRKNGRNLRLVVDNEKKSKTTYH from the coding sequence ATGAGACACTCAGGACGACGAGGTGGAGGTCACTCTGGTAGTAGTGGAGTGATGGTGGTGCAGATGACTCCTGTTGTGAAGATTCTGCTCATTGCCAATATCGCCATTTGGTTGGGTGTGGTTCACATGTTGCCCTTTCTTATGTCTCAATTGGCCTCGTCTGTGGAATGGGCAGGGGCTATTACTCGATCTTCTCTCTTTCAGTGGGTGGGTTTAGTTCCTTACTCTACTGTCTTTGAGTTCAAGCTTTGGCAGCCCTTAACTTATCTTTTCTTACACTCACCAGATCTTACACACATCTTGTTTAATATGCTTCTCTTGTGGTGGGTAGGTAGTCAGATTGAACGCACCATGGGGACGAAGCAGTTCTTACGCTACTACCTAGTGTGTGGTGTTGGGGCTGGGATTTTGTATTTGGTGTCGGCCTTTTTTATGACTTCTATTTTGGGCATGGGCCAAGATGTGATGACTATGCCAGTTGTGGGGGCCTCTGGGGCGATTTTTGGGCTTCTACTTGCCTTTGCCATCTTTCATGGTGAGGAAGTGGTGTACTTCATGATGATCTTTCCTATGAGGGCCAAGTACTTTGTGGCCATCTTAGCTTTGATCGAAGTCTTTATGATCACCACACTTGGGGTGTCTGGACCCGTGGCCAATTTGGCGCATTTAGGTGGTTTTATTGTAGGATTTGCTTACCTATGGTTTCAAACCTACCTGAAACGTAGAGCTAAAAGACGTTGGTTCAGAAAAAATGGACGAAATTTAAGGCTTGTGGTAGATAACGAAAAGAAAAGTAAGACAACATACCATTAG
- a CDS encoding MFS transporter, with product MFALKPTTKKSFYWCMYDWANSAFAVCIISGFFPIFFKSYWAIDLDSTDSTYWLGIFSSLISAFIFFFSPLLGQISNTTSSKMRNLRVVTLLGVTACLLFVTVGEDQWWWAGVIFIVSSICFNLSHLFYDSLLPEYSQGSDDYHSNSLMGYGLGYLGGGLIFLLQSLVIQKPEIFGIDKVTAVYGAFVTTALWWLFFSAPLLMSKPLHHYNENDDQVDLKAFFQKLKGLILSPTPLSLFLISYFFYIDGVHTVYKMAVDYGLSIGLESSTMILTLLIVQFVGFPAALLFTWLSHRVSKFLILKLGILAYLVVILLATQIHTAAQFIACGVLIGIFQGSVQALSRSYFCELIPSKEETGSYFGLYNMLGKFSALFGPLTTGLVTSLTGSHRIGLTSLSIYLILGLIFFPKDQKKA from the coding sequence ATGTTTGCTTTAAAACCAACGACAAAGAAATCTTTTTACTGGTGCATGTATGATTGGGCGAACTCTGCATTCGCCGTTTGCATTATCTCTGGTTTTTTTCCGATTTTTTTTAAATCTTACTGGGCCATAGACTTAGACTCTACAGACTCCACTTATTGGCTTGGTATTTTTAGCAGTCTGATCTCCGCATTTATTTTCTTTTTCTCTCCCTTACTGGGTCAAATCAGCAACACCACCTCATCAAAAATGCGCAACCTTCGCGTGGTTACCCTCCTTGGTGTCACTGCATGTTTGCTTTTTGTCACCGTAGGCGAAGACCAATGGTGGTGGGCTGGTGTGATTTTTATTGTGTCTTCGATCTGCTTTAATCTCAGTCATTTGTTTTATGACTCCCTTCTTCCCGAATACTCACAAGGTAGTGATGACTATCATTCCAATTCGCTTATGGGCTATGGTCTAGGCTACTTGGGAGGTGGTCTGATCTTCTTACTGCAAAGTTTAGTGATTCAGAAACCAGAAATTTTTGGCATCGACAAGGTGACCGCTGTGTATGGAGCGTTTGTGACCACGGCTTTGTGGTGGTTGTTTTTTTCGGCTCCCCTTCTCATGTCCAAACCCTTGCACCATTACAATGAAAATGATGATCAAGTGGATCTGAAAGCATTTTTTCAAAAACTTAAAGGATTGATCCTCTCACCCACACCTCTAAGCTTATTTTTAATTTCATACTTTTTTTATATTGATGGCGTTCATACCGTTTATAAGATGGCTGTCGACTATGGACTCTCCATTGGACTTGAAAGCTCAACCATGATTCTCACCCTTTTGATCGTACAATTTGTGGGCTTCCCTGCGGCCTTGCTTTTTACTTGGCTGAGCCATCGGGTTTCAAAATTTCTGATTTTAAAGTTAGGTATCTTGGCCTACTTAGTTGTGATTCTACTCGCCACACAGATTCACACAGCGGCTCAGTTCATTGCTTGCGGTGTTTTGATTGGGATATTCCAAGGCTCGGTGCAAGCGTTAAGTCGTTCTTACTTTTGCGAGCTGATTCCCAGTAAAGAAGAAACAGGAAGTTATTTTGGCCTTTACAATATGTTAGGTAAATTTTCAGCACTGTTTGGGCCTCTGACCACGGGCCTAGTCACAAGCCTTACAGGATCCCACCGCATAGGACTCACGTCCCTATCTATTTATTTGATCTTAGGCCTTATTTTCTTCCCCAAAGATCAGAAAAAAGCCTAA
- a CDS encoding acyl-CoA dehydrogenase: protein MDTLTQLLQPIYECSSYVLLAGILAILITGFFGLPFVAWVLSLTIVLLGFHASPLCILIFWGLSLLFIIPPVRRTLVSNLVMKVMKGILPKISDTELEAIEAGSVWIEGQLFAGYPKFKKIFKENPYPKLTAEEQAFLDGPVEELCKAVNDWEVWQKREIPKEAWDIIKKEKFFGMIIPKEYGGLGFSALAHGAVISKLTSRCIPLAVTVMVPNSLGPAELLYHYGTDEQKKTLLPKLATGEEIPCFGLTEPTAGSDAGSVLSYGELYKDAQGELRIRLNWNKRWITLAAISTLIGLAFRLRDPENLLGKGEDLGITCALIPAKTPGVVVGRRHDPLGVPFYNCPTQGNDVDVSIDTVVGGLSGVGKGWSMLMACLAAGRGISLPSQAVGGAQTLTRIVSAHSAIRMQFGVPIASFEGVEEPLARIFSYNYILEACRNYTCGSIDAGNKPAVVTAMCKYHSTEMGRIAVNDAMDVMGGTGISCGPRNTVAHAYIANPIGITVEGANILTRTLMIFGQGLLRAHPFVFQEVMAATNGDLKAFDRAFWAHVGSVVRNMFRSFLLSITRGYLASRGPGGALGRYYQKLSWASASFGLLTDISMGTQGGSLKFKGKLTGRFADILSWMYLATCILRRYEGEGRREEDLVIVRYSLDYAFAQIQKGFSGLFFNLSVPGFSWVFRLFGLWSEINPIGTPPSDRRGHELVRAFVKPSEFRDRHTQGAYITDDTQEPMGRLDYTLTKITEAREIERKIKKAIRAKTLPKGPLASLVDEAVSKGVISSDEKEILLLAESLRWDAIQVDDFDDDEYKAHTIKSKVTGLEPNLTKHHP from the coding sequence ATGGACACCTTGACTCAGTTACTACAGCCTATTTATGAATGCAGCTCTTACGTATTGCTCGCTGGTATTCTTGCTATTCTGATAACGGGATTTTTTGGATTGCCGTTTGTGGCTTGGGTGCTGTCGCTGACGATTGTGCTTTTGGGATTTCACGCTTCGCCTCTTTGCATTTTGATCTTTTGGGGTCTAAGTTTATTGTTTATCATCCCGCCAGTTCGTAGAACACTGGTCAGTAATCTGGTGATGAAAGTCATGAAAGGGATTTTGCCCAAAATTTCGGATACAGAACTTGAGGCTATTGAAGCAGGGTCCGTTTGGATTGAAGGTCAACTGTTTGCAGGTTACCCTAAATTTAAAAAAATTTTTAAAGAGAACCCTTATCCAAAATTAACTGCCGAAGAACAAGCCTTCTTAGATGGGCCTGTGGAAGAACTGTGTAAAGCTGTCAACGATTGGGAAGTGTGGCAGAAAAGAGAGATCCCGAAAGAGGCATGGGATATCATCAAAAAAGAGAAATTTTTTGGGATGATTATTCCCAAGGAATATGGCGGTTTGGGATTCTCAGCTTTGGCTCATGGTGCAGTGATTTCTAAATTGACGTCAAGATGTATTCCCCTTGCGGTTACGGTGATGGTTCCGAACTCTTTAGGACCTGCAGAACTGCTTTATCATTACGGTACAGATGAACAAAAGAAAACGCTTTTGCCTAAGCTTGCAACGGGCGAAGAGATCCCTTGCTTTGGTTTGACAGAACCTACTGCGGGAAGTGATGCTGGCTCGGTTCTTTCTTATGGTGAGCTTTATAAAGACGCTCAAGGTGAGCTGCGTATTCGTTTAAACTGGAACAAACGTTGGATCACCTTGGCGGCCATTTCCACTTTAATTGGTTTGGCGTTTCGTTTACGTGATCCAGAGAATCTATTAGGTAAAGGCGAAGACTTGGGAATCACTTGTGCTTTAATCCCTGCAAAAACACCTGGTGTAGTTGTGGGCCGCCGTCACGATCCATTGGGCGTCCCTTTTTATAATTGTCCAACGCAAGGTAACGATGTGGATGTATCTATTGATACCGTTGTGGGTGGACTCAGTGGTGTAGGTAAAGGCTGGTCTATGTTGATGGCATGTTTGGCGGCTGGGCGAGGTATTTCTCTGCCTTCACAAGCTGTGGGAGGGGCGCAGACCCTGACCCGCATTGTGAGTGCGCACTCGGCGATCAGAATGCAATTTGGAGTTCCTATTGCTTCCTTTGAAGGTGTGGAAGAGCCTTTGGCTAGAATTTTCTCTTACAATTATATTTTGGAGGCGTGCCGTAATTATACTTGTGGTTCCATTGATGCGGGAAACAAACCCGCTGTTGTGACTGCGATGTGTAAATACCACTCTACAGAAATGGGTCGTATTGCGGTGAATGATGCCATGGATGTGATGGGAGGAACGGGAATCTCTTGCGGACCCAGAAACACAGTGGCCCACGCTTACATTGCCAACCCTATTGGTATCACAGTCGAGGGAGCAAACATTTTGACTCGAACACTGATGATCTTTGGGCAAGGTCTATTAAGAGCCCATCCTTTTGTGTTTCAAGAAGTGATGGCGGCTACTAATGGTGACCTTAAAGCTTTTGATAGAGCCTTTTGGGCCCATGTGGGTTCAGTGGTGAGAAATATGTTTCGTTCTTTCTTGCTCAGTATCACTCGTGGGTACTTGGCCTCCCGTGGACCTGGTGGAGCTTTAGGGCGTTATTACCAAAAGCTGTCTTGGGCTTCAGCAAGTTTTGGACTTTTGACCGATATTTCTATGGGGACTCAAGGAGGCTCGTTAAAGTTTAAAGGTAAACTCACAGGACGATTTGCTGACATCTTGTCTTGGATGTACTTAGCCACTTGTATCCTTAGACGTTATGAAGGGGAAGGCCGTCGTGAAGAGGACCTTGTGATCGTCAGATACTCTTTGGACTATGCTTTTGCGCAAATTCAAAAAGGATTCTCAGGTTTATTTTTTAACTTATCTGTTCCTGGATTTTCATGGGTGTTCCGCTTGTTTGGATTGTGGTCAGAGATCAATCCTATCGGCACACCTCCTTCAGATCGACGAGGACATGAGTTGGTGCGTGCGTTTGTAAAACCTTCTGAGTTCAGAGACCGACACACTCAAGGAGCCTATATCACTGACGACACTCAAGAGCCTATGGGGCGTCTGGATTACACACTCACAAAAATTACTGAAGCCCGAGAAATCGAAAGAAAAATCAAGAAGGCGATCCGTGCGAAAACCTTACCCAAAGGCCCACTGGCTTCTTTGGTCGATGAAGCGGTCAGCAAAGGTGTGATCTCATCCGATGAAAAAGAAATCTTATTACTTGCGGAATCCCTAAGATGGGATGCGATCCAAGTGGATGATTTTGACGATGATGAGTACAAAGCCCACACGATTAAATCCAAAGTGACAGGGCTTGAGCCGAACTTAACCAAACACCACCCTTAA
- a CDS encoding FKBP-type peptidyl-prolyl cis-trans isomerase: protein MKATWLLLGLALSLTACNKIGGVSASSIKTDDEKVIYALGANFGERLKPYELTAAEQKILLTGVADSLAGSQLKAEVPNIGLEINKFADKRTKAIADKERDGAKAYIEKMQKEEGAEVTATGIVFKEIQAGSGDTPSAEDTVKVNYHGQLRDGTVFDSSIEKLDGPLAKEPSPMVFPLNRVIPCWTEAVQKIKVGGKAKVTCPSDLAYGDRGAPPKIKPGAPLTFEIELLEILKTN from the coding sequence ATGAAAGCAACATGGCTATTACTTGGGTTAGCTTTATCCCTAACAGCTTGTAATAAAATCGGAGGGGTCAGTGCCTCTTCAATTAAAACAGATGATGAAAAAGTGATCTATGCTTTGGGCGCAAACTTTGGCGAAAGATTAAAGCCTTACGAACTCACAGCTGCTGAGCAAAAGATTTTGCTTACTGGTGTCGCAGATTCATTGGCAGGTTCTCAACTTAAAGCTGAGGTGCCTAACATTGGTTTAGAGATCAATAAATTTGCTGACAAAAGAACAAAAGCAATTGCTGACAAAGAAAGAGACGGAGCAAAAGCTTATATAGAAAAAATGCAAAAAGAAGAGGGAGCGGAAGTGACTGCTACAGGAATCGTCTTCAAGGAGATTCAAGCAGGTAGCGGTGATACTCCTTCGGCTGAGGACACTGTAAAGGTGAACTATCACGGTCAACTTCGTGATGGCACTGTGTTTGACAGTTCTATTGAAAAACTAGATGGTCCTTTAGCTAAAGAGCCTAGCCCAATGGTGTTCCCACTTAATCGTGTGATTCCATGTTGGACAGAAGCTGTGCAAAAGATCAAAGTCGGTGGTAAGGCCAAAGTGACTTGCCCTTCTGATCTTGCCTATGGCGATCGTGGTGCTCCACCAAAAATCAAACCAGGTGCTCCTTTAACTTTTGAAATCGAGCTTCTTGAAATCTTAAAAACAAACTAA
- a CDS encoding COX15/CtaA family protein gives MRPEKFKFLWKFLLAYTWFVILWGAFVRASGSGDGCGKNWPTCHGQLIPKNSDIQTWIEYIHRSTSGLYGIYVLVLVVLAWRFFTPLFKVKSAQGEQFQAKKFWRSTHFLLPLGVLFFTITEALIGAQLVLSGLVGSNESWARALVMVIHLVNTFFLTGCIVGTISLILPPRPSEKAARWNYAFFTLNALGLFAVASLGAIAALGDTLYPSETLRDGIQKDFAENAHFLIKLRVWHPIIAVLVTWSVSTMAFQNIEKPYAKHLLFWMCSTLFIGLINLFLLAPIALQLTHLLWAQILWAQFCLFGFKNIHS, from the coding sequence ATGCGACCCGAAAAGTTTAAATTCCTATGGAAGTTTCTTTTAGCTTACACTTGGTTTGTCATTCTCTGGGGAGCTTTTGTTAGAGCTTCAGGCTCAGGAGATGGGTGTGGAAAGAACTGGCCCACCTGTCATGGGCAGCTGATCCCTAAAAATTCTGACATTCAAACATGGATCGAATACATCCACCGCTCTACATCGGGTCTGTATGGCATCTATGTCTTAGTTTTAGTGGTTTTAGCTTGGCGATTTTTTACTCCTCTTTTTAAAGTCAAAAGTGCTCAAGGTGAACAGTTCCAAGCCAAAAAGTTTTGGCGTTCCACTCATTTTCTACTTCCCCTAGGAGTTTTATTTTTCACCATCACTGAAGCCCTGATTGGTGCTCAACTTGTTCTGTCAGGGCTGGTCGGATCTAATGAGTCATGGGCTCGTGCTCTGGTTATGGTCATTCACTTGGTGAATACGTTTTTTCTGACAGGATGTATTGTCGGCACCATCAGCCTGATTCTTCCGCCACGCCCATCAGAGAAAGCCGCAAGATGGAATTACGCGTTTTTTACACTGAATGCTCTAGGTCTTTTTGCTGTAGCAAGCCTTGGTGCTATTGCGGCCTTAGGGGATACCCTTTATCCTTCTGAAACCCTTAGAGACGGTATCCAAAAAGACTTTGCTGAAAATGCTCATTTTTTAATAAAACTCAGAGTCTGGCATCCGATCATTGCTGTTCTAGTCACATGGAGCGTGAGCACCATGGCGTTTCAAAATATTGAAAAACCTTATGCTAAACATCTTTTATTTTGGATGTGTTCCACCCTTTTTATTGGTCTTATCAACTTGTTTTTGCTAGCTCCCATTGCTCTGCAACTGACTCACCTGTTGTGGGCCCAAATCCTCTGGGCTCAGTTTTGCCTTTTTGGTTTTAAAAACATCCACTCTTAA
- the pdxH gene encoding pyridoxamine 5'-phosphate oxidase, translating into MDTQSRFQRLQKSDLDPNPFEQFQKWWLIAQQQVALYPEFMILNTVDERDYPQSRVVLLRGFKSPYFQFFTNYNSNKSTELQKHPKASLLFFWKELGKQIRILGQVTPCTEMDSDNYWNTRPRESQIHAWASAQSAPIADYETLLNNVKAIEEKFKGTPIPRPPHWGGLQLEAESFEFWQEGEFRLHHRFTYTKTSPQQWQITRLNP; encoded by the coding sequence ATGGACACGCAATCAAGATTTCAAAGACTTCAAAAATCAGATCTCGATCCAAATCCTTTTGAGCAATTTCAAAAGTGGTGGCTTATTGCTCAACAACAAGTTGCACTTTACCCTGAGTTTATGATCCTAAACACTGTGGACGAAAGGGATTACCCTCAGTCCCGTGTGGTTTTACTAAGAGGATTTAAATCTCCTTACTTTCAGTTTTTTACTAACTACAACAGTAACAAATCCACCGAGTTGCAAAAACATCCTAAAGCCAGCCTTTTATTCTTCTGGAAAGAACTCGGAAAACAGATTCGCATCCTAGGACAAGTCACACCCTGTACTGAAATGGACAGCGATAACTACTGGAACACTCGTCCCCGCGAAAGCCAAATCCATGCGTGGGCTTCGGCACAAAGCGCTCCGATTGCTGACTATGAAACTTTGCTTAACAACGTGAAAGCCATAGAAGAAAAATTCAAAGGCACACCCATCCCTCGCCCCCCACATTGGGGTGGCCTACAACTTGAAGCCGAGTCTTTTGAATTCTGGCAAGAGGGCGAATTTCGCCTCCACCACCGTTTCACCTACACCAAAACCTCCCCCCAACAATGGCAAATCACACGCCTCAACCCCTGA
- a CDS encoding NifU family protein has translation MKVTFSKEQLKDKSLDFILDQAISQKTKTYKVSKDAQYSPLGSKIFGFPWVEELTLEPQKITITRADWVDWDMLAQPLVDMIEHHFSIYDEDVTPEENQEPIVREVEDESMELTAETKPIYEFLEENINPQLASHGGEVKFLDYQDGVVYLQMLGGCQGCGLAAQTMRDGIEVALKNEFSYVVAVKDVTDHSEGSNPYYR, from the coding sequence ATGAAAGTGACCTTTTCCAAAGAACAACTAAAAGACAAATCTTTAGATTTTATTTTAGATCAAGCTATTTCACAAAAGACCAAAACTTATAAAGTCTCTAAAGACGCGCAGTATTCCCCTCTGGGGTCTAAAATTTTTGGTTTTCCATGGGTGGAAGAACTCACCTTAGAACCACAAAAGATCACGATCACTCGTGCTGATTGGGTGGATTGGGACATGTTAGCCCAACCTTTGGTGGATATGATAGAGCATCACTTTTCCATCTATGATGAAGACGTCACCCCAGAAGAAAACCAAGAACCTATTGTTCGCGAAGTAGAAGATGAGTCTATGGAACTCACCGCAGAAACAAAACCTATTTATGAATTTTTAGAAGAAAACATCAACCCCCAGCTCGCCTCCCATGGTGGTGAAGTTAAGTTTTTAGACTACCAAGATGGCGTAGTGTACTTGCAGATGTTAGGGGGTTGTCAGGGCTGTGGTTTAGCCGCCCAAACCATGCGTGACGGTATCGAAGTGGCCTTAAAAAATGAATTCAGTTACGTCGTCGCTGTAAAAGACGTCACCGACCACTCCGAAGGCTCAAACCCTTACTATCGTTAA
- a CDS encoding M48 family metallopeptidase: MQNLNGFYFNGQDSRKFEVELELHTHGIVLFYQGEKLKSYALNEFKVHSPLASSSRIIEFTDGARFESFDYQKFESFFPSAKHQSWVFQMENRITYAVAAAVIGLALLLFTHFYLIPWSSKGLAFSTPKTVLNVLETSTKKTLSLAWKVKLVPVDAQKYSESYAVIENVLATYPDLNLKIDMISPHSMITTANAFALPAGQILINKELLDLVTPEELHAILLHEVGHVYHRHSLQGLIKSAGLYAMLSLAFGVTDFGSLTLTLLNAAYSRDDEREADDFSAEALAKQQLNPLLLADGLSKIEAAAKEYMYQRLDRLTKTKTKTDTTAKDTKKDTDSKTAYIDAKADTSTDKTSPVAADDTSKTTEKNKKQSRKELEKNSDRLMGILSTHPLTTERIERLQQHATKHGFPTKAQ, translated from the coding sequence ATGCAAAACTTAAATGGTTTTTATTTTAACGGACAAGACTCTCGCAAGTTTGAAGTCGAATTGGAACTTCACACGCACGGTATTGTCCTTTTTTACCAAGGCGAAAAACTTAAAAGTTACGCCTTAAACGAATTTAAAGTTCACAGTCCTCTGGCTTCTTCGTCTAGAATCATCGAGTTTACTGATGGTGCCAGATTTGAAAGCTTTGATTATCAAAAGTTTGAAAGTTTTTTCCCTTCTGCCAAACATCAAAGCTGGGTCTTTCAAATGGAGAATCGTATCACCTACGCTGTAGCCGCCGCAGTGATAGGCCTTGCGCTTTTGCTCTTCACCCATTTCTACCTTATTCCCTGGAGTTCCAAAGGCCTGGCCTTTAGCACCCCAAAAACAGTTTTAAACGTTTTAGAAACCAGTACCAAAAAAACACTAAGCCTTGCATGGAAAGTCAAACTTGTTCCCGTTGATGCGCAAAAGTATTCTGAGTCTTATGCTGTGATAGAAAATGTGCTCGCCACCTACCCTGATTTAAATTTAAAAATTGATATGATCTCACCCCATTCGATGATCACAACAGCTAACGCGTTTGCCTTGCCTGCGGGACAGATTCTTATCAACAAAGAACTGCTGGATTTAGTCACTCCCGAAGAGCTTCACGCCATTTTACTTCACGAAGTAGGGCATGTGTATCATAGACACTCTTTACAAGGTCTTATCAAAAGTGCGGGGCTCTATGCGATGCTCAGTTTAGCTTTTGGGGTCACCGACTTTGGCAGTTTAACGCTGACTCTACTTAACGCCGCTTACTCGCGTGACGATGAAAGAGAGGCCGATGACTTCAGCGCAGAAGCTCTTGCCAAGCAGCAGCTCAATCCTCTTTTGCTTGCTGATGGTTTAAGTAAGATCGAAGCCGCAGCCAAAGAGTACATGTATCAACGTTTAGATCGACTGACTAAAACAAAAACCAAGACCGACACAACAGCTAAAGATACAAAAAAAGATACTGATTCAAAAACTGCCTATATAGATGCAAAAGCTGACACCAGCACAGACAAAACCAGCCCTGTTGCGGCTGATGACACTTCCAAGACGACCGAAAAAAACAAGAAACAAAGTCGTAAAGAGTTAGAAAAAAATTCAGACAGGCTGATGGGCATTCTTTCGACTCACCCCCTCACCACAGAGCGCATCGAGCGCCTGCAACAACATGCTACAAAGCATGGTTTTCCAACCAAAGCACAGTAG
- a CDS encoding YjgN family protein, producing the protein MTTEISSPLYGTRPPQTHTVEFRGSGSEYFRIWIINTLLTIVTLGIYSPWAKVRKMKYFYRNTYLAGDSFDYHADPIKILIGRVIILVLFLGLNISQAISPMLWGIFLILLLIAFPWVIVRSAIFKYRNSSYRNIRFGFNKNYADSYFSYILSVIVTAFTLYLAFPYALYRHYRFILNNIRYGKAELHYNARAGAFFKLFYTSILLGFVIVFIPVVLISTLLTMAMGSTSSATLFIIPIAASIIYLGMALVYGFQRAMIVNEITNNSSIANVKLKAHLGTFEFGFIVLTNLLLIVFTLGFGTPWAQVRALKYRLENTSVEATEEDFNQFLASQENPEGYAAEAATDFWDIDFGL; encoded by the coding sequence ATGACGACAGAGATATCTTCACCTTTATACGGGACACGTCCTCCCCAAACCCACACCGTGGAATTCAGAGGGTCAGGTTCTGAATACTTCCGCATTTGGATCATCAACACCTTACTGACCATTGTCACCTTAGGGATTTATTCTCCATGGGCTAAAGTTAGAAAAATGAAATACTTTTACCGCAACACCTACCTTGCGGGAGATTCTTTTGACTATCATGCCGATCCCATCAAAATTTTAATCGGTCGTGTTATCATCTTAGTTTTATTCTTGGGGCTGAATATCAGCCAAGCCATAAGCCCTATGCTTTGGGGTATATTTTTAATTTTACTTCTTATAGCTTTTCCATGGGTGATTGTGCGTTCAGCAATTTTTAAATATCGTAATAGCTCTTACCGCAACATCCGCTTTGGCTTTAACAAAAATTATGCAGACTCCTATTTCAGTTACATCCTGTCTGTCATAGTGACCGCCTTCACCTTGTATCTTGCATTTCCTTATGCACTCTACAGACACTATAGATTCATTTTGAATAACATTCGCTATGGCAAAGCGGAACTTCACTATAACGCCAGAGCTGGTGCATTTTTTAAATTGTTCTACACTTCGATTTTATTAGGTTTTGTTATTGTTTTTATTCCAGTTGTCTTAATAAGCACCTTATTAACCATGGCAATGGGGTCAACAAGTTCAGCTACTCTTTTTATTATTCCTATAGCTGCAAGTATAATTTATTTAGGCATGGCGCTTGTGTATGGATTTCAACGAGCCATGATTGTAAATGAGATCACCAACAACTCCAGCATTGCCAACGTCAAATTAAAAGCTCATCTTGGCACTTTTGAGTTTGGATTTATAGTGTTGACCAATTTACTTCTTATTGTATTCACTCTAGGATTTGGTACACCATGGGCCCAAGTGCGTGCTTTAAAATATCGCTTAGAAAACACATCTGTCGAAGCCACCGAAGAGGACTTTAATCAATTTTTGGCCTCCCAAGAAAATCCTGAGGGTTATGCCGCAGAGGCCGCCACAGACTTTTGGGATATTGATTTTGGGCTTTAA